A window of Betaproteobacteria bacterium contains these coding sequences:
- a CDS encoding cytochrome c5 family protein → MAAPELDDHIEEHSSFIRTPKQLLTVVVLAFVVPIAVLVMLAIFASDIGKYDENHPGMTGEAIAQRIKPVGQVRVAEAGAKGEPAPAAPAAAAAPAAAPAPAATTPGAATPTAAAAGDGKAIYDKVCMVCHATGVAGAPKPGDKAAWAPRIKQGMDVLYASSLKGKGAMPPKGGAVQLSDADIKAAVDYMVGLVK, encoded by the coding sequence ATGGCAGCGCCAGAGCTCGACGATCACATCGAGGAACATTCCTCCTTCATTCGCACACCAAAGCAGCTTCTCACCGTTGTCGTTCTGGCGTTCGTGGTCCCAATCGCGGTGCTCGTTATGCTTGCGATCTTCGCAAGCGACATCGGCAAGTACGACGAAAACCACCCCGGAATGACGGGCGAGGCAATCGCCCAGCGCATCAAGCCCGTCGGACAGGTGCGCGTGGCCGAGGCAGGCGCCAAGGGTGAGCCTGCCCCCGCGGCGCCCGCAGCCGCTGCGGCCCCGGCCGCCGCGCCGGCACCCGCTGCGACCACGCCTGGCGCCGCCACTCCGACAGCAGCCGCAGCCGGTGATGGCAAGGCAATTTACGACAAGGTCTGCATGGTGTGTCATGCCACCGGCGTGGCAGGTGCACCGAAACCCGGCGACAAGGCGGCATGGGCGCCGAGGATCAAGCAAGGTATGGATGTGCTGTACGCTTCGTCGCTCAAGGGCAAGGGTGCCATGCCGCCCAAGGGGGGCGCCGTGCAGTTGAGCGATGCCGACATCAAGGCCGCGGTCGACTACATGGTGGGCCTGGTGAAGTAA
- a CDS encoding carbohydrate kinase family protein, with protein MRTLICGSMAYDTIMVFHDRFKNHILPAKIHILNVAFLVPDMRREFGGCAGNIAYSLAMLEGEPVIMAAVGSDAQPYFERLAQLRLDATHVRRVEETFTAQAFITTDLDDNQITAFHPGAMNFSHLNSVTDAAGIALGIVAPDGRDGMLQHARELAQAGIPFIFDPGQGLPMFSGEELIAFIDQAAYVTVNDYEGQLLQERTGQSLEALAKRVQALILTRGADGSTIYAGGRQLAIPSAKPGAVVDPTGCGDAYRAGLLYGIARGMDWATTGRVASLIGAIKIASRGGQNHRFDRAEIEVRYKEAFGAAPW; from the coding sequence GTGCGTACCCTGATCTGCGGCTCGATGGCCTACGACACCATCATGGTGTTCCACGACCGCTTCAAGAATCACATCCTGCCCGCGAAGATCCACATCCTGAATGTCGCTTTCCTGGTGCCGGACATGCGGCGCGAGTTCGGCGGCTGTGCCGGCAACATCGCCTACAGCCTCGCCATGCTCGAGGGCGAGCCGGTGATCATGGCGGCGGTGGGCAGCGACGCGCAGCCGTATTTCGAGCGCCTGGCGCAGCTTCGCCTCGATGCCACCCACGTGCGCCGGGTCGAGGAGACCTTTACCGCGCAGGCTTTCATCACCACTGATCTCGACGACAACCAGATCACGGCCTTTCATCCCGGTGCGATGAACTTCTCGCACCTGAACAGCGTGACCGATGCCGCCGGAATTGCGCTCGGTATTGTCGCGCCGGACGGTCGCGACGGGATGCTCCAGCACGCGCGCGAGCTCGCGCAAGCCGGAATTCCGTTCATCTTCGATCCAGGACAGGGCCTGCCGATGTTCAGCGGCGAGGAGCTGATCGCTTTCATCGATCAGGCCGCCTACGTGACGGTGAACGATTACGAAGGGCAGCTGCTGCAGGAGCGCACCGGTCAATCGCTGGAGGCGCTCGCCAAGCGCGTGCAGGCCTTGATACTCACGCGCGGGGCCGACGGCTCGACCATCTACGCCGGCGGCCGGCAGCTCGCGATTCCGAGCGCGAAGCCTGGCGCCGTGGTCGACCCGACCGGATGCGGCGATGCTTATCGCGCCGGCCTGCTGTACGGCATCGCGCGCGGCATGGACTGGGCGACCACGGGCCGCGTGGCCTCGCTCATCGGCGCCATCAAGATCGCGAGCCGCGGCGGGCAGAACCACCGCTTCGATCGCGCCGAGATCGAGGTTCGCTACAAAGAGGCGTTCGGAGCCGCGCCCTGGTAG
- a CDS encoding aminotransferase class V-fold PLP-dependent enzyme has product MLIHELSQPGRTSGAQQPHARELPSAIPQAQLRTAPPALPEVSELDVVRHYTRLSQRNYSIDTQFYPLGSCTMKYNPRACNAAALLPHFLALHPAALEQTGQGFLACVYELQEMLARWTGMAAVSLAPMAGAQGEAAGVAMIRAYHDARGDRARREILVPDAAHGTNPATATMCGYVVREIRTGREGDVDVAALAQSVGPQTAGLMLTNPSTLGVFERGIGEIARIVHAAGGLLYYDGANLNAILGKVHPGAMGFDVLHLNLHKTFSTPHGGGGPGAGPVAAAEHMTPYLPVPIVAREADRYRLLDLQERAQSIGRLSAHIGQAGVLLRAYVYARMLGEEGARRVAEFATLNANYLMSELAKAGFELAFPQRRASHEFIVTLKRLKERTGVSAMDLAKRLLDKGFHAPTTYFPLLVPECLLIEPTETESKQTLDAFVSAMKEILQEAETDPQLVKTAPHTLPVRRLDEVRAARELDLAWRTK; this is encoded by the coding sequence ATGTTGATCCACGAGCTGTCGCAGCCCGGGCGCACGAGCGGCGCCCAGCAGCCACACGCGCGCGAGCTTCCCAGCGCGATACCGCAGGCGCAGCTTCGCACCGCACCGCCCGCGCTGCCCGAAGTTTCCGAGCTGGACGTCGTGCGCCACTATACGCGCCTGTCGCAGCGCAATTATTCGATCGACACCCAGTTCTATCCGCTCGGGTCGTGCACGATGAAGTACAACCCGCGCGCCTGCAACGCGGCCGCGCTGCTGCCGCACTTCCTCGCCTTGCACCCCGCCGCGCTGGAGCAGACCGGCCAAGGCTTTCTCGCCTGCGTGTACGAGCTGCAGGAAATGCTCGCGCGCTGGACCGGGATGGCCGCCGTGAGCTTGGCGCCGATGGCCGGTGCGCAGGGCGAGGCTGCGGGTGTGGCGATGATTCGTGCCTATCACGATGCGCGCGGCGACCGTGCGCGCCGCGAGATCCTGGTGCCCGATGCGGCGCATGGCACCAATCCCGCCACCGCGACGATGTGCGGCTACGTCGTGCGCGAGATCCGCACCGGGCGCGAAGGCGACGTCGATGTCGCAGCGCTCGCGCAGTCGGTCGGCCCGCAGACCGCCGGGCTCATGCTCACCAACCCCTCGACGCTCGGCGTGTTCGAGCGCGGCATCGGTGAGATCGCGCGCATCGTTCACGCCGCCGGTGGGCTGCTCTACTACGATGGCGCGAACCTGAACGCGATCCTCGGCAAGGTGCACCCGGGCGCCATGGGGTTCGACGTGCTGCATCTGAACTTGCACAAGACCTTCTCCACACCGCATGGCGGCGGCGGCCCTGGCGCCGGCCCGGTGGCGGCTGCGGAGCACATGACGCCGTATCTGCCGGTGCCGATCGTGGCGCGCGAGGCGGATCGCTATCGGCTGCTGGACCTGCAGGAGCGAGCGCAAAGCATCGGGCGGTTGTCGGCGCACATCGGCCAGGCCGGCGTGCTGCTGCGCGCCTATGTCTACGCGCGCATGCTCGGCGAGGAAGGTGCGCGCCGTGTAGCGGAGTTCGCGACGCTCAATGCGAACTACCTCATGAGCGAGCTTGCCAAAGCCGGTTTCGAGTTGGCGTTTCCGCAGCGGCGCGCGAGCCACGAGTTCATCGTCACGCTCAAACGCTTGAAGGAGCGCACCGGCGTGAGCGCGATGGACCTGGCGAAACGCCTGCTCGACAAGGGCTTTCACGCACCGACCACGTATTTCCCGTTGCTGGTGCCGGAGTGCCTGCTGATCGAGCCGACCGAGACCGAGTCGAAGCAGACGCTCGATGCCTTCGTGAGCGCGATGAAGGAGATCCTGCAGGAAGCCGAGACCGACCCGCAGCTGGTGAAGACCGCTCCCCATACGCTGCCCGTGCGGCGACTGGACGAAGTGCGCGCGGCGCGCGAGCTCGACCTCGCCTGGCGCACGAAGTAG
- a CDS encoding ATP phosphoribosyltransferase has product MSKSEPCLRVGIPKGSLQDTTQKLFVRAGYDLRISGRSYYPTIDDPEIECILIRPQEMARYVAQGILDCAITGLDWILENDVQVEQLADLRAPWPNYGVVRWVMASKEDSRFRGVEDLEGRRIATEAVGMTRRFLAQHGVTAVVEFSWGATEVKPPILADAIVDVSETGASLRANDLRIMHVVLESTPRFIAHGAALADAWKQAKIERLLMMLQGAIAAATRVLLSMNVPRAQLDRIVGILPALATPTVSTLADPEWVDVSTVVDEKNVRDLIPRLYQAGARGIIELPINKIVE; this is encoded by the coding sequence ATGAGCAAATCCGAACCGTGCCTGCGCGTGGGCATTCCGAAAGGCAGTCTGCAGGACACCACACAGAAGCTGTTCGTGCGGGCCGGCTACGACCTGCGCATCTCAGGCCGCTCGTACTATCCGACCATCGACGACCCGGAAATCGAGTGCATCCTCATCCGGCCGCAGGAAATGGCGCGCTACGTCGCGCAGGGCATTCTCGACTGCGCGATTACCGGGCTCGACTGGATCCTCGAAAACGACGTGCAGGTGGAGCAACTCGCCGATCTGCGCGCGCCGTGGCCGAACTACGGCGTGGTGCGCTGGGTCATGGCATCGAAGGAGGATTCGCGCTTTCGCGGTGTCGAGGATCTCGAGGGCAGGCGCATCGCCACCGAAGCGGTCGGCATGACGCGCCGATTTCTCGCTCAGCACGGCGTGACCGCCGTCGTAGAGTTCTCCTGGGGCGCAACCGAGGTGAAGCCGCCGATTCTCGCCGACGCGATCGTCGACGTGTCCGAGACCGGCGCGTCGCTGCGTGCGAACGACCTGCGCATCATGCACGTCGTGCTGGAGAGCACCCCGCGCTTCATCGCCCACGGCGCGGCGCTTGCCGATGCCTGGAAGCAGGCGAAGATCGAGCGGCTGCTGATGATGCTCCAGGGCGCGATCGCGGCGGCGACGCGCGTGCTGCTGTCGATGAACGTGCCGCGCGCGCAGCTCGATCGCATCGTCGGGATCCTGCCGGCGCTCGCGACCCCGACCGTGTCGACGCTCGCCGATCCCGAATGGGTCGATGTCAGCACCGTGGTCGACGAAAAGAACGTCCGCGACCTCATTCCCCGTCTATATCAGGCGGGCGCACGCGGCATCATCGAGCTGCCGATCAACAAGATCGTCGAGTAG
- a CDS encoding symmetrical bis(5'-nucleosyl)-tetraphosphatase: MATYVIGDIQGCFEALEKLLDRIDFDAGRDRLWFVGDLVNRGPDSLATLRFVRDLGDGAVTVLGNHDLHLLTVASGFAHLHRGDTVADILDAPDRDALLDWLRRCKLMHVDEGWAMVHAGLLPQWSVERAHALAREVESVLGGSDYADMLRHMYGNQPDEWDEALEGDDRLRVIVNAMTRLRLCTPQGKMEFRHKSAPRQLPPGYLPWYAIPERASAGHPIVFGHWSTLGLHAAEDVVALDSGCLWGNALSALRLHDRRIFQVDCAGMRGTTAPED, from the coding sequence ATGGCGACGTACGTCATCGGTGACATCCAGGGCTGCTTCGAGGCGCTCGAAAAGCTGCTCGATCGCATCGATTTCGACGCGGGCCGCGACCGGCTCTGGTTCGTCGGCGACCTGGTGAACCGCGGTCCCGACTCGCTCGCCACGCTGCGCTTCGTCAGGGATCTCGGCGACGGCGCGGTAACTGTCCTCGGCAATCACGACCTGCACCTGCTCACCGTGGCTAGCGGGTTCGCGCATCTGCATCGCGGCGATACGGTCGCGGACATCCTCGACGCACCCGATCGCGACGCGCTGCTCGACTGGCTGCGCCGCTGCAAGCTCATGCACGTCGACGAGGGCTGGGCGATGGTGCATGCGGGGCTGCTGCCGCAATGGAGCGTCGAGCGCGCGCATGCACTTGCGCGGGAAGTCGAAAGCGTCCTGGGCGGATCGGACTACGCCGATATGCTGCGGCACATGTACGGCAATCAGCCGGACGAATGGGACGAAGCACTCGAGGGCGACGACCGGCTGCGGGTGATCGTCAATGCGATGACGCGGCTGCGCCTGTGCACGCCGCAAGGCAAGATGGAGTTTCGCCACAAGTCCGCGCCGCGCCAGCTGCCGCCGGGCTATCTGCCGTGGTATGCGATTCCGGAGCGGGCGAGCGCCGGTCATCCGATCGTCTTCGGACACTGGTCGACGCTGGGATTGCACGCGGCCGAGGATGTGGTCGCGCTCGATTCGGGGTGTCTATGGGGCAACGCCTTGAGCGCGCTACGGCTGCACGATCGCAGAATCTTTCAGGTCGACTGCGCCGGCATGCGCGGCACCACCGCGCCGGAGGATTGA
- a CDS encoding tripartite tricarboxylate transporter substrate binding protein: MKIMKCIAAAALMGFALQVGAQNYPSRPVRVIIAFPPGSATDIIGRVITQKVTDLWGQNVVADNRSGAGGSIASAIAARAPADGHTLIINSGAHTAAPSMFAKLPYDTVKDFIDVLPLVAMPNVLAVNPSSRWKTFGEFLADAKANPRKINFAFAGLGSGTHLNTEKFKLAAKVDFTMVAYKGSGEVFPDLLAGRVDTYFTPLSAGKPYFDSGKLRPLAVTSAKRAAQLPNVPTIAEAGVPNFEFVLWFGLWGPQGIPAPVVAKIRKGFSDAMADPVVRDRLNTLGNTVMTMTPAEFSKFVRDEIALNARLFKAAGIKAQ, encoded by the coding sequence ATGAAGATCATGAAGTGCATCGCGGCGGCTGCGCTGATGGGGTTCGCATTGCAGGTCGGCGCGCAGAACTACCCATCACGGCCGGTACGAGTGATCATCGCCTTTCCGCCCGGTAGTGCAACCGACATCATTGGGCGCGTCATCACGCAGAAGGTCACGGATCTGTGGGGCCAGAACGTGGTGGCGGACAACCGCAGTGGCGCGGGTGGCTCGATCGCCTCCGCGATCGCTGCGCGCGCGCCCGCCGATGGCCATACGCTGATCATCAATTCAGGCGCGCACACCGCCGCCCCCTCCATGTTCGCCAAGCTGCCCTACGACACGGTGAAGGACTTCATCGACGTCCTGCCGCTGGTGGCGATGCCCAACGTTCTGGCCGTCAATCCGAGCTCGAGGTGGAAGACGTTCGGCGAATTTCTGGCCGATGCCAAGGCGAACCCGCGCAAGATCAACTTCGCGTTCGCCGGACTGGGCAGCGGCACGCACTTGAACACCGAGAAGTTCAAGCTTGCGGCCAAGGTGGACTTCACGATGGTGGCATACAAGGGCTCGGGCGAAGTCTTTCCCGACCTGCTCGCCGGGCGCGTGGACACCTACTTCACGCCACTGTCCGCCGGCAAGCCCTATTTCGACTCAGGCAAGCTGCGGCCGCTGGCGGTGACCTCGGCCAAGCGCGCCGCGCAGCTACCCAACGTGCCGACGATCGCGGAGGCGGGCGTCCCCAATTTCGAATTCGTGCTGTGGTTCGGCTTGTGGGGGCCGCAAGGTATTCCCGCGCCGGTCGTCGCCAAGATCCGCAAGGGATTCTCGGACGCCATGGCGGACCCCGTCGTGCGCGACCGGCTCAACACGCTCGGCAACACGGTGATGACCATGACGCCCGCCGAGTTCAGCAAGTTCGTGCGCGACGAGATCGCGCTCAATGCGCGCTTGTTCAAGGCGGCGGGGATCAAGGCGCAATGA